TTAATGCAGCAATAAACCTCAGAGATGAGGGACTACGAATTATGACCTCTGGAACGGGGGATAAAGCGATGAAGTGTGGTCTTGGGGGTTTCCCCCATGAACAACTTCATCAAGAAGCCTGTCGTCCAGATGTAAGTCGGAGTAATAGAGGACGAAAGAAATCTACTACTGCGCTTTCTGCTGGGCAGGAAGCCCACACTGTACCGTCAGGTCAGTATGGGTAGTTCACTAATAAAACTTTGTCATCATGTCGTGAAATATCTAAAGTTTTGTTAAGATACGATTACAAGGAATTCAGCCACCCGGCTGTGAAAAAAATTAGATAGTACCAGTAGCTGTATAAAGTTCAGAAGGTGAACAAATGACCACCTATATATTTTTTGACCAAGCTCTTCGGATGCTTACCATTGCCTTTCTAGCAGCACCAATCATGCTAATCGCCGCTTCTAGTATAGGTTTAGCAGTGATTGAAACCATTCAAAAAACAGGAGAGAGCTAAAACTACACCTCAAGGTAGGGACAGGGCTAAAAAAGTTGTCCAGTACAATCGAAATCTTCTCTACAACCTGCCCCTACCATAGACGTATCTACTCACCTAAATTAATCGCCGGATTCCTATTAAAAAATCCCCTGGGCATTAACTTAAACCCAACGCGGTGAGTTGGCATGACTGGCCAATCTTCTGGACGGGGAACATGAGTTATTCCCATTGTGTACCACACAACCAGATCTTCACCACTTAAAGATTCATTATCAGCAATATATTTTGGTAAACCTACCCCCAATTGTGTTTGATTGGGATAATCCCCACTTGCATACATTTCACCAGATTTATATTTTGTCACCCAAAAATGATGAGTTGCAAAACCTGCTTTTTTTCTAATATTTGCACCTTCTACTGCATATAAAATTGTATTTCCTGCCGGCATTAACATATATCCAGGAGGAACACCTAAATTATTTAGTTTATCTGCACTAGAAATCATCCATTCTCGACTATGTTTAATATCCAAATCACGGACGGCAGATTTTTCAGTTTTTAGTAGTGTATCTTCTACAGTTATGGCATTTCCTAACGGGTTTTTATCACCTATTGGCAACGCTTCTACATTCATTTCCATCACAGAATTAGCTTGTCCATCTATATCTAAATCTAGGCGATAGTTAAAGAAATGCTGGTGATTAACTCCAAAGATATTTTTAGCTAATAGTCTGCCAAAAGATTTATTTTCAGTTTGTTTTGTCTTTGCTGTTCCTTGAACTAAATCAATACCTGTCAATTCATTTTCTACTTCTAAAGTACCATCTTGGCGAAATATCCAATTGATACTGTAATCATAGTTGTCAACTGTTGTAATCATTTTCATGACTAATTCACGATTACGACGGATATAATTTTTTTGATTTCTGTAATTAAAATGTTTCCAGAGAACACCATTATCTCTTTCGTAGATACCAACTAATCCTGGTATGGTAAAAGGTTCTCCTTCACTATTAGCAAGCACTGTATTTAATAAAACTCCATTTTCAGGAATTTCTTTACCTAATTCTAGTTTGTTTGCTAACAAGCCCAGGTTATATTCTCCCACATCAAAAGCATTACGAAATGACCAATTTGGCTGAGGATCACCATAAGGAACTGCCATTTCTGAGAGACTACCACGATATAAAATTGATCTATCTTTTTCACCATCGTGATATTTAACAAGATATAAAACTAAGCCCTCGCGGGGGTGCATTAAATAACGAAATTTCCAACCTTGCCAAGTAATTTCATTACCTTGAATTTTGAAACTTGTTCCTTTTGGTTGATTGATATTTAATGGTTTTGGTGGTGTAATTAGGCTATTGAAAGCATGAATATCATAATCCCAATTCTCTTGAGAAATAGGAACTATCCCATTATCAATAAAACTATCAACTTCACCTTTATTTAAATTAACTGTAACTAAAACACCTTCTATGGGACGCGCATAAAAATTCCAATGTTTACCTTGGTAATAAGATAATGCTCGACAAATTCGATTACCAGATTTGGCTTCTTTATCAGTTAATATTCCTGCTCCCCAACAATTAACTTCTACATTTTCAAAATCTTTAATTCCGCGTTTCTGCATGGCTATTTGCCAACGCAAATCTGATTTTACTACGTCCCTCGCTATTGCATAATCTGCTGATGAAATAGCTGGTTGTCCGTGAGGTATTTCTTGCCAAGAAGTGATATTTTTAGTATTTAAATTAACTGTTCCTGTAAAGGTTTTGTTAAGTTCGATTTCATAAACTTGCAAAAAAACCTGGCGGAGAAATGATTTACCATCTGTAAAATTTAAAACTTCTTTTTTATCAGGTTCTTGTAAAGTAATTATGGGGAAAATTGCGGTTTCACTGAGATTTTTTTGCTCTTTAACTATGGTAACTGCTGTATTAATCTCTGCCTCTGTTAAAGGGTTAAGAGGATGAGAAATTACTGTTTCCTGAGCCAATACGATATTAGGAAATACCAGAAAGATGTTGATGAAAATAATAAAAGTAATAGTTAGCTGGTAAAAAAGATTTAGCCTCTTAATCATCTTGCACATTTTTTCAGAAAAGTACATTTATTGATTCCTCAACTAAAGATGAGAAACCGTAAGATTAAGAGAGTTATATTAATAAATAAACTAATTTAATTGACGCATTATTATCTGCGTTTATCCGCGTTTAATAATTCTTGATATTTTATTGATAAAGACGTTCCATAGAACGTCTTTACAATCTATATAGAAACTAAACGACGTAAAGATTCAGCCCGACGTTTAGCTACGAGGTTATTGGGTGAAAGTTTGAGTGTTGCTTCGTACATTTCTAAAGCTGGAGCATTCAATTTTTTCTTCTCATAAGCGTGTCCGAGATTATTTAGGGCTGATACATAATCTGGATTTAATTTGATAGCTTCTTTATAATGACGAATTGCTAAGTCATATTGCTCTTGGGCAAAATAAACATATCCTAAACCGTTGTAAATAGGAGCAATAGATTCTTCTCCCTCTTCTTGGGCTGCTTTTAGGGATTTTTGAAATAGAGGTATGGCTTGGCTAAATACTTTTTTTTCTGAATAGATACTAGCTAATTCGTAATATTCTTGAGCCGTACCTTTTTCTTTAGTTAATTTGTTTTTCAACTTATTCAGTGAGCTTTCAAGTTTCCGGGTTTTAAATACTTCACGAAAAACACTCACACCTGCAAATGCAAGTAAACCAACAAAAATTGACAGATAAACGACGACTAAATTGCTATCCATTTTCTACAAATACAAATTATTAAAATACTCTATCTATTATCAGTTATTAGGTTCTATATTTCTCACTAAATTACCACAATCCCCAATATTCTATCCGTTCTTTCAGCCAACCTGTAACTGTATAACGAGCGATCGCTTCATTCACGTTGCGTCTTAACTCATCATACTGCAATCCTTTAGGCATTGCTACGGATAATGGTTCTGCTGAGAATTTAGTTGGCAGTATGCGGTATTGAGAATTTGCTTGCACCCAACCACTAAGAACGCTGATATCCGCAGCAAAAGCATCTACTTGATTACTTTCTATTTTTTCCCACCCTTGGGCATAAGAATTTACACCGACCAATTCAGCAGATGGTGTAAAATATTTTAAGTATCCAATCGTGCTGGAGTTATTAAGAACAGCTATTTTGCGTTTCCCTAAATCTTTTAGTTCCTGAATAGAGGCACTTTTTGTAACTATTGCCGCACCATCATAATAGTAAGGAACACTAAAGCTAACAATGCGAGAACGTGATTCTGTGGCTGTGACTCCAGCAATAGCTAAATCAACTTGATGATTAAATACTACAGGCAAGCGATCGCTATTAGCTACCGATTGCAATTTCACAGCGTCAGCTTTACCCAACAAATCACTGGCTAAACGTTTGGCTAAATCAATTTCTAAGCCTTGTAAATTGCCCTGATCATCCCTAAATCCTAAAGTACGAAGATTATCCTTAACTGCAATCTGTAAGTAGCCTCGTTGCTGAATTTCCGCCATTGTCGCGGCAGATGCAGTTAAGTTTCCACTGAGAATAAACAGACAAAAAATCAAATATAAGGTAGCGGATAATACCAGATGTAACTTGTTCATAATCGCCTTCCGTTTTACTCCAATTAAAAATGCCAAAAATTTTCTTTATTTTTAATTTTTAATGCTCCGAAGCGGCCATCTGTTACATCCGTTATCCATCCGTTCCCACCTTTATCCGTTAACTGAATTTGCCAGTTCCGCAATTTTCGCAAAGCTTGCAGGATCAAGAATTGCCAATTGTGCCAACATTTTGCGGTTTAGTTCCACATTGGCCTTTTTTAAATTGCCAATCAAGCGGCTGTAGCTTAAGCCGTGTTGTCTAGAGGCTGCGTTAATCCGCGCTATCCACAGACGACGAAAATCACGCTTCTTCTTTTTGCGATCGCGGTAAGCACTGCGAAGCGCCTTCATTACTTGTTGGTTAGCGGTTCTAAACAAAGTTGAGTGAGAACCACGGAAACCTTTAGCTAATTTGAGAATTTTATTGCGGCGTTTACGAGCTACATTACCGCGTTTTACCCGAGTCATATCTTATTACCTGTGATCTTTTACAAATATGGAAGCATTAAACGCACGTTAGGTTCGTCCGTTTCATGAACAATTGCCATTTTGGACATATTGCTCTTTTTGCTAGAGGATTTATGCTCTAACAAGTGGTTTTTGAACGGTTTACGGCGGACGATTTTACCGGTACCGGTGACGCGGAATCTCTTCGCCGCAGCCTTGCGAGTCTTTAATTTAGGCATGGTCTGGCTTTAATTCAACACAATCTACTATTATATATGAGAAAGTGGAAATTGTATGTAAGAACTCAATTTCATCCTCTAAATTCTGAATATCCTGATTCTGACAATTAAGACTTGACAAGACGCGATTTTTGAGTTACACTTATGTTAGTAGTAGAAATCTGTCCGCGCATATATAGTAATATTGTTTGTTGGTGATGAAAGTTTTATTTGTCTGAATCAGGATAACCAGGATTTAAGGATTTTCAGGATGGTAATTTTTAGATGGTTTAAATTATTCAAAAACAATTATTCAACAACATCCTGAAAAATTCCCAACTTCCCACCATAAATCATTCAACAACATCCTGTACATCCTCAAATCCTGGACATCCTGATTCAGACAATTAAGACTTGACAAGGCGCGATTTTTGATTTACACTTATGTTAGTAGTAGAAATCTGTCCGCGCATATATAGTAATATTGTTTGTTGGTGATGAAAGGTTTATTTGTCTGAATCAGGATATCCAGGATTTAAGGATTTTCAGGATGGTAATTTTTGGATTGTTTGTTGATGATGAAAGTTGTATTTGTCTGAATCAGGATTTTGAGGATTATAAGATTAACAGGATGGTAATTTTTAGATGGTTTAAATTATTCAAAAACAATCATTCAACAACATCCTGGACATCCTGATTCAGACAATTAAGACTTGACAAGGCGCGATTTTTAATTTACACTTATGTTAGGAGTAGAAATCTGTCCGCGCATATATAGTAATATTTTGGATTGTCTGAATCAGGATAACCAGGATTTAAGGATTTTCAGGATGGTAATTTTTAGATGGTTTAAATTATTCAAAAACAATCATTCAACAACATCCTGTACATCCTCAAATCATGGACATCCTGATTCTGACAATTAAGACTTGACAAGGCGCGATTTTTGAGCTACACTTATGTTAAGAGTGGAAATCTGTCCGCGCATATATAGTAATATTTTGGATTGTCTGAATCAGGATAACCAGGATTTAAGGATTTTCAGGATGGTAATTTTTGGATTGTTTGTTGATGATGAAAGTTGTGTTTGTCTGAATTAGGATTTTGAGGATTATAAGATTAACAGGATGGTAATTTTTAGATGGTTTAAATTATTCAAAAACAATCATTCAACAACATCCTGTACATCCTCAAATCCTGGACATCCTGATTCAGACAATTAAGACTTGACAAGGCGCGATTTTTGATCTACACTTATGTTAGGAGTGGAAATCTGTCCGCGCATATATAGTAATATTTTCAATTATTAACAATCTTGCAAATCAACTATATTGATTTCATCCTGAAAATCCTTAAATCGGTGGACATCCTGATTCTGACAATTATTAAATCCCAACGCTGACAATATGCAAACCTGGACACCCAACACCGAACTACAGAATGGACAGTATATTATTAAAAAAGTCATTGGTGGAGGTGGCTTTGGTGAAACCTATTTAGCAGAAGATACGGGATTAAGTAGATTAGTCGTTATCAAAACCCTGAACCGCGAACAACGGGAAAAACCCGACTTTGCGGATAGACAAGGTAAATTTAAAGAAGAAGGAATATCTTTAGCAAGGTGTAATCATCCCCATATTGTCAAAGTTTACAGCACCTTTTTGGCAGATGGTCTTCATGCTATTGTCATGGAACATATTGACGGCGATGATTTAGAAGTCTATGTTGAAAGTTACACTGCTGACAATGGTTATTTATCAGAAGCCGAAGCATTAGGATATATTGACCAAATTGGACAGGCTTTAGAATGTGTTCATGAACAGGGACTTTTACATAGAGATATCAAACCCAGTAATATTTTATTGCGACGGAAAACCAAGGAAGCGGTTTTAATTGATTTTGGGTTAGCGCGAGAATTTCAACCGGGAAAAATCAGAAGCATGACTGCGAAGAAAACAGAAGGTTATGCACCGATAGAACAGTATGAACGGCGTGGAGATTTTGGTTATTATACAGATGTTTATGCTTTAGCAGCGACATTATATAGTTTATTAACGAATAGAGTTCCTATTCCTGCTAATTATCGCGCTGAGGAAGATGTCAAGTTATCACCACCGCAGAAATTTAATCAGAAAATTAGTGATAAGGTAAATGCTGCTATTCTCAAAGGGATGGAATTAGAACCCGTAAACCGTCCCCAAACTGTGCGGGAGTTTCGGGAATTATTGGGTTTAGTGGTTAAACCTGTTGTGAATATTCCTACATCAACACCTGTTAATTATAATCCTGTTCCAATGCAGGAAAGACAGCAGCAAAATATCCTCACACCTCAACCAGAAAAATCTATCTCTCGACTGCCAAAACTTCCAAAAATTTTTATTCCTCAAAATATCCTCACACCTCAACCAGAAAAATCTCCCTCTCGACTACCAAAACTTCCAGAAACTTTTATCCCTGAAAATATTTTCACACCTCAACCAATAAACCAAGAAGTACAATTAAAATCATCCTGTGGAATGGACTATAGACAACTGCATGACTTACTCGCACAAGGGAAAAGGAAAGAAGCAGACGAGGAAACAAGACGAGTAATGTTAGCGGTTGCGAAACGGGAAGAGGAAGGTTGGTTAGACCTTAACAGTATTAATAATTTTTCCTGTGAAGACATCCACACCATTGACCAGTTGTGGGTAAAATACAGTAATGGTAAATTTGGGTTTTCTGTGCAGAAACGCATTTATCAAGGTTTAGGGGGAACGAGAGAATTTAACTGGGACATTTGGAATAAGTTTGGGGACAAGGTAGGATGGAGAAAAGGAAGCAACTGGTTGTACTACACAGATATTACTTTTGACAAAAAAGCACCAGAAGGCCACCTTCCGTTGGCAAAGCACAAATGGGAAATACACCACCTCCCGTCAATCATGACCAGGACAGGTCTCTTCTCTCGCGTCGAGACTTGTAAGTTGTAACATTTAAGGATTACAGAAAATTATTAAGTCTGAATCAGGATATCCAGGATTTAAGGACTTACAGGATGTTAGTTTGTAGGGTGTGTTAGGAGCGCGAAAAGATGAGAAAATATACAAATAAATTAAATACACGACGTAACGCACCAATATTAATTGTCTGAATCAGGATAACCAGGATTAAAGGATTTACAGGATGTTAGTTTGAGTTAAGGATTTTTTTGATGTAAGAATTTGTGTGATGTAGAGATTTTTGATTTCCGATTTTCCGCTAATTTGATATTAACTCACACAGATTGAGAATTAATCATCAAACCAATATTCAAAACGTCAAACGTCAAACCAAAATCCTGTAAATCCTAAAATCGGTGGATATCCTGATTCAGACAATTTCTATATTAATCATCAAATCAATATTCAAAACATCAAACGTCAAACCAAAATCCTGTAAATCCTAAAATCCTGGAAATCCTGATTCAGACAATTTCTATATTAATCATCAAATCAATATTCAAAACGTCAAACGTCAAACCAAAATCCTGTAAATCCTAAAATCCTGGAAATCCTGATTCAGACAAATTCTATATTAATCATCAAACCAATATTCAAAACGTGAAACGTCAAACCAAAATCCTGTAAATCCTCAAATCGGGGGATATCCTGATATGGCTAACGCCACGCTTCGCTATCAGACAAATTAAATACGCGACGTAACACACTATTATTATCAGAAATGGCTAACATCACGCTATGCTATCAGACAAAATATAATATAGATATAATTTGTAGTAAAAACCTATGCACTCCCTTAACATCACACTACCAGATACATTAGCAACTGCTCTGAATAGTTACATCGAAGATCAGGTAAATATCTTACCTGCTAATGATATTATTGAAAATGCCATTATCGAATTTCTGAGTCAACGTGGTTATTTACCTCCAAAAAAACCAATCAATTTTACTTCTGCAACTAAAGGAAGCGGATTTTTGAATACATCAGTAAATCATGATCAAATTCTCGCTGAACAAATATACTCACAATCATTACCACCAAACACACCTTGAGAGCTATAATTGCCGATACTGGACCACTTTATGCTGCTATAGATGTAGATGATCAATATCACCAACATTCACAAATCCAAATACAAAAAATCACCGCAGAAAACTTAACAATCCTAGTTCCCTTTCCTGTTTACCTGGAAACATACAATCTTTTACTATATCGTCTCGGAACTCAACAAGCGATTAGCTTTGCTAGAGATTGTCAAGAATCAGTTTATTTTATCAACCCTTCCCAAGAGCAATACATAGCAGCAGCAGAAAAAGCTGCTCAATTTCCAGATCAGAAAATTACTCTCTGTGATGCCGTCACCGCTATTTTATCTAGAGAAATGAA
The window above is part of the Dolichospermum sp. DET69 genome. Proteins encoded here:
- a CDS encoding primary-amine oxidase — protein: MIKRLNLFYQLTITFIIFINIFLVFPNIVLAQETVISHPLNPLTEAEINTAVTIVKEQKNLSETAIFPIITLQEPDKKEVLNFTDGKSFLRQVFLQVYEIELNKTFTGTVNLNTKNITSWQEIPHGQPAISSADYAIARDVVKSDLRWQIAMQKRGIKDFENVEVNCWGAGILTDKEAKSGNRICRALSYYQGKHWNFYARPIEGVLVTVNLNKGEVDSFIDNGIVPISQENWDYDIHAFNSLITPPKPLNINQPKGTSFKIQGNEITWQGWKFRYLMHPREGLVLYLVKYHDGEKDRSILYRGSLSEMAVPYGDPQPNWSFRNAFDVGEYNLGLLANKLELGKEIPENGVLLNTVLANSEGEPFTIPGLVGIYERDNGVLWKHFNYRNQKNYIRRNRELVMKMITTVDNYDYSINWIFRQDGTLEVENELTGIDLVQGTAKTKQTENKSFGRLLAKNIFGVNHQHFFNYRLDLDIDGQANSVMEMNVEALPIGDKNPLGNAITVEDTLLKTEKSAVRDLDIKHSREWMISSADKLNNLGVPPGYMLMPAGNTILYAVEGANIRKKAGFATHHFWVTKYKSGEMYASGDYPNQTQLGVGLPKYIADNESLSGEDLVVWYTMGITHVPRPEDWPVMPTHRVGFKLMPRGFFNRNPAINLGE
- a CDS encoding tetratricopeptide repeat protein, translated to MDSNLVVVYLSIFVGLLAFAGVSVFREVFKTRKLESSLNKLKNKLTKEKGTAQEYYELASIYSEKKVFSQAIPLFQKSLKAAQEEGEESIAPIYNGLGYVYFAQEQYDLAIRHYKEAIKLNPDYVSALNNLGHAYEKKKLNAPALEMYEATLKLSPNNLVAKRRAESLRRLVSI
- a CDS encoding transporter substrate-binding domain-containing protein, producing the protein MNKLHLVLSATLYLIFCLFILSGNLTASAATMAEIQQRGYLQIAVKDNLRTLGFRDDQGNLQGLEIDLAKRLASDLLGKADAVKLQSVANSDRLPVVFNHQVDLAIAGVTATESRSRIVSFSVPYYYDGAAIVTKSASIQELKDLGKRKIAVLNNSSTIGYLKYFTPSAELVGVNSYAQGWEKIESNQVDAFAADISVLSGWVQANSQYRILPTKFSAEPLSVAMPKGLQYDELRRNVNEAIARYTVTGWLKERIEYWGLW
- the rplT gene encoding 50S ribosomal protein L20 → MTRVKRGNVARKRRNKILKLAKGFRGSHSTLFRTANQQVMKALRSAYRDRKKKKRDFRRLWIARINAASRQHGLSYSRLIGNLKKANVELNRKMLAQLAILDPASFAKIAELANSVNG
- the rpmI gene encoding 50S ribosomal protein L35, with the translated sequence MPKLKTRKAAAKRFRVTGTGKIVRRKPFKNHLLEHKSSSKKSNMSKMAIVHETDEPNVRLMLPYL